The Streptomyces sp. NBC_01775 genome includes a region encoding these proteins:
- a CDS encoding ATP-binding protein, with product MTESPATGPAAALRPHAEDAFADELTLLAEVDDRPRPERWRLSPWAVATYLLGGELPGGRVVSPKYVGPRRIVEVAVSTLATDRALLLLGVPGTAKTWVSEHLAAAISGDSTLLVQGTAGTSEESIRYGWNYAELLTHGPSRAALVPSPVMRAMAEGMTARVEELTRIPADVQDTLITVLSEKTLPLPELGEEVQAVRGFNLIATANDRDRGVNELSSALRRRFNTVVLPLPETAEAEVEIVARRVGQLGRSLDLPPAPEGYDEIRRVVTVFRELRDGVTEDGRTKIKSPSGTLSTAEAISVVTGGLALAAHFGDGVLRASDVAAGILGAVVRDPSSDGVVWQEYLEAVVRERDGWKDFYRACREVSV from the coding sequence GTGACCGAGAGCCCAGCCACCGGCCCGGCCGCCGCACTGCGACCGCACGCCGAGGACGCCTTCGCCGACGAGCTGACACTTCTGGCCGAGGTGGACGACCGGCCCCGGCCCGAGCGCTGGCGGCTGTCGCCCTGGGCGGTGGCGACGTATCTCCTGGGCGGCGAGCTGCCCGGGGGCCGGGTCGTCTCGCCCAAGTACGTCGGGCCGCGCCGCATTGTCGAGGTCGCCGTCAGCACGCTGGCCACCGACCGCGCGCTTCTGCTGCTCGGGGTGCCGGGCACGGCAAAGACCTGGGTGTCCGAGCACCTGGCCGCGGCCATCAGCGGTGACTCGACGCTGCTGGTCCAGGGCACGGCAGGCACGTCCGAAGAGTCCATCAGATATGGGTGGAACTACGCGGAGTTGCTCACCCACGGCCCCAGCCGGGCGGCGCTGGTGCCCAGCCCGGTGATGCGTGCGATGGCGGAGGGGATGACGGCGCGGGTCGAGGAGCTGACCCGTATCCCCGCCGATGTACAGGACACGCTGATCACCGTCCTGTCGGAGAAGACGCTGCCCCTCCCCGAGCTGGGCGAGGAGGTGCAGGCCGTCCGCGGCTTCAACCTGATCGCGACGGCCAACGACCGCGACCGCGGGGTCAATGAGCTGTCGAGTGCCCTGCGCCGCCGGTTCAACACCGTGGTGCTGCCGCTGCCCGAGACGGCGGAGGCCGAAGTCGAGATCGTGGCACGCCGCGTCGGGCAGCTCGGCCGCTCGCTCGATCTGCCGCCGGCCCCCGAGGGGTACGACGAGATCCGCCGGGTGGTCACCGTCTTCCGCGAGCTGCGCGACGGCGTCACCGAGGACGGCCGTACGAAGATCAAGTCCCCCTCGGGCACGCTCTCCACGGCCGAGGCCATCTCCGTCGTCACGGGAGGGCTCGCGCTGGCGGCGCACTTCGGGGACGGGGTGCTGCGCGCGAGCGACGTCGCGGCGGGGATCCTCGGCGCCGTCGTCCGTGACCCGTCCTCGGACGGGGTGGTCTGGCAGGAGTATCTGGAGGCCGTCGTGCGCGAGCGCGACGGATGGAAGGACTTCTACCGGGCCTGCCGAGAGGTGTCGGTATGA
- a CDS encoding SWIM zinc finger family protein, producing MGGQAVRWTAEQVMALAPDDTSRRAGSKLSAPGPWREAGSDGGAVWGLCNGSGSTPYRTVVELNGGQGPAYKCSCPSRKFPCKHAVGLLLLWAEDETAVTEAPQPPEWAGAWLEGRRNRAAGKTPGRPADGATRTTGGPAGTEDGAGAARDTEEARDDTAGNGPSGAGPATDNPTAGSTATGSTAADGPAADSPAEGGSSGSGARAEGTRRRAGQRAARIAAGAEELEQRLADLLRGGLAGTDQAGYAPWEEMAARMVDAQAPGLAARIRELGTLPGSGEGWPERLLSECALLHLLARAYLRLDALPAPLAETVRARVGLTVEAAELLADEGSLIRDEWLVLAQRDTEEGRLTARRVWLHGRATGRRALLLSYGAGGRAPELALPVGTVLEADLAYYPGAGPLRAALGERHGAPLPGFPPPGGSVPDALSAYGQALCADPWLDGWPFVLREVVPVPPPEAGTGAEAGPGAGAAKAGERGWQLADAEAEFALPIAPGTAEGALWKLLALSAEGPVTVFGEVGHRGFAPHTAWSEDRAVPL from the coding sequence ATGGGTGGACAGGCGGTCCGCTGGACGGCGGAGCAGGTAATGGCGCTGGCGCCTGACGACACGTCACGCCGTGCGGGGAGCAAGCTGTCGGCACCCGGACCCTGGAGGGAGGCCGGGTCGGACGGGGGCGCGGTGTGGGGGCTGTGCAACGGCAGCGGCAGCACGCCGTATCGGACGGTGGTGGAGCTGAACGGCGGTCAGGGCCCTGCGTACAAGTGCAGTTGTCCGAGCAGAAAGTTCCCCTGCAAGCACGCGGTGGGCCTGCTGCTCTTGTGGGCCGAGGACGAGACGGCGGTGACCGAGGCCCCACAGCCTCCGGAGTGGGCCGGCGCGTGGCTGGAGGGCCGCAGGAACCGCGCCGCGGGGAAGACACCGGGCAGACCGGCGGACGGAGCGACAAGGACGACGGGGGGTCCGGCGGGGACGGAGGACGGAGCCGGCGCGGCGAGGGACACGGAGGAAGCGAGAGACGACACGGCCGGGAACGGCCCAAGCGGAGCCGGCCCGGCGACGGACAACCCCACGGCGGGCAGCACGGCGACGGGCAGCACAGCAGCTGACGGCCCGGCAGCGGACAGCCCGGCGGAAGGCGGCTCTTCGGGGTCCGGCGCGCGGGCCGAGGGGACGCGCCGTCGTGCGGGGCAGCGCGCCGCACGGATAGCGGCGGGCGCCGAGGAGCTGGAGCAGCGGCTCGCCGACCTGCTGCGCGGCGGTCTCGCGGGCACCGACCAGGCGGGGTACGCGCCCTGGGAGGAAATGGCGGCCCGCATGGTCGACGCCCAGGCGCCCGGCCTCGCCGCCCGAATAAGGGAGTTGGGAACACTCCCCGGCTCCGGGGAGGGCTGGCCCGAGCGGCTGCTGTCGGAGTGCGCCCTGCTGCACCTGCTGGCCCGCGCATACCTGCGCCTCGACGCGCTGCCCGCGCCGCTCGCCGAGACGGTCAGGGCACGGGTGGGCCTGACGGTGGAGGCGGCGGAGCTGCTGGCGGACGAGGGGAGCCTGATACGCGACGAATGGCTGGTCCTGGCCCAGCGCGACACGGAGGAGGGGCGGTTGACGGCACGGCGCGTCTGGCTGCACGGCCGCGCCACGGGGCGCCGCGCGCTGCTCCTGTCCTACGGCGCCGGGGGCCGGGCACCCGAGCTGGCGCTGCCGGTGGGCACGGTGCTGGAAGCCGACCTGGCGTACTACCCGGGCGCCGGTCCGCTGCGGGCCGCGCTCGGCGAGCGGCACGGCGCACCGCTGCCCGGTTTCCCACCGCCGGGCGGCAGCGTGCCGGACGCGCTGAGCGCCTACGGGCAGGCGCTGTGTGCCGACCCGTGGCTGGACGGCTGGCCGTTCGTCCTGCGCGAGGTGGTGCCGGTGCCGCCTCCGGAGGCGGGGACGGGGGCAGAGGCGGGCCCAGGAGCGGGGGCGGCGAAGGCAGGCGAGCGCGGCTGGCAACTGGCCGACGCCGAGGCTGAGTTCGCACTGCCCATAGCGCCGGGCACAGCCGAGGGCGCGCTGTGGAAACTGCTGGCTCTCTCGGCGGAGGGGCCGGTCACGGTCTTCGGCGAGGTCGGCCACCGCGGCTTCGCGCCGCACACGGCCTGGAGCGAGGACAGAGCCGTCCCGCTGTGA
- a CDS encoding DUF5691 domain-containing protein: protein MAGTAPDEQRAYGSALAAGDAAGTARPDGGAPWGELVAAALLGAERRRPPGGSVTALLDAAAAETVRRRAGALPATPLRHVEPAPEDRRGPLPTAAERRLAALLANRAAPGAGQPGGASGRRGPGPDLGELLPQWLAEANAQGYRAPAALLPALLDAARARTDLRGETLAFAGPRALWLARQNPDWKFALRDGVRRQAPDSTGPEEAEKLWEEGLFAERVALLGALRRRAPEAGLALLAATWQTERAEDRLMFLDSLRQGLNGTDEPFLERALSDRSRTVRATAAELLAALPDSALAARMATRARSCVTLDRLDGRGIVVEAPHECDADMQRDGVIPKPPSGRGERAWWLCQLVEATPLSVWTERLGGLPPSRIVALPVADGWLDDLHAAWCGAAVRQRDAAWARALIGQPTAPFTEGPGDPAKLLSVLPARERGEWAARFISAHGLSEAFRILGVCGVPWPLPLGRAVVDALEIARDAGSYPWSFSGVMGLAERCLDPADAERLAPLAAVPDETEGEAPGAGAYWAESFQRLVATLRLRAAMLAELR, encoded by the coding sequence ATGGCGGGGACAGCGCCGGATGAACAGCGCGCGTACGGAAGCGCGCTGGCAGCGGGCGACGCTGCGGGGACGGCGCGCCCGGATGGCGGGGCGCCCTGGGGCGAGCTGGTGGCCGCCGCGCTGCTGGGCGCCGAGCGGCGGCGGCCACCGGGAGGCAGTGTGACGGCACTGCTGGACGCCGCCGCCGCCGAGACCGTACGACGGCGCGCGGGAGCGCTGCCCGCCACGCCGCTCCGCCATGTGGAGCCCGCGCCCGAGGACCGCAGAGGCCCCCTGCCCACAGCGGCGGAGCGGCGCCTGGCCGCCCTGCTCGCGAACCGCGCGGCGCCGGGCGCCGGCCAGCCGGGCGGGGCCTCGGGGCGGCGCGGCCCCGGCCCCGACCTGGGCGAGCTGCTTCCGCAGTGGCTGGCCGAGGCCAACGCCCAGGGCTACCGCGCCCCGGCGGCGCTGCTGCCCGCGCTGCTGGACGCGGCACGGGCGCGTACCGATCTGCGGGGCGAGACGCTGGCGTTCGCCGGGCCGCGCGCGCTGTGGCTGGCACGCCAGAACCCCGACTGGAAGTTCGCGCTGCGTGACGGAGTACGTCGTCAGGCGCCGGACTCCACCGGTCCGGAGGAAGCGGAAAAGCTGTGGGAGGAGGGGCTGTTCGCGGAGCGGGTGGCACTGCTGGGCGCACTGCGGCGACGCGCCCCCGAGGCGGGGCTGGCGTTGCTGGCCGCCACCTGGCAGACCGAACGGGCAGAGGACAGACTGATGTTCCTCGACTCCCTGCGGCAGGGGCTGAACGGGACGGACGAGCCGTTCCTGGAACGGGCGCTGTCCGATCGCAGCCGCACCGTGCGGGCGACGGCGGCCGAACTGCTGGCCGCACTGCCCGATTCGGCGCTGGCGGCCCGGATGGCGACGCGGGCCCGCAGCTGTGTGACGCTCGATCGGCTGGACGGGCGCGGCATCGTGGTGGAAGCGCCGCACGAGTGCGACGCGGACATGCAGCGCGACGGCGTCATACCCAAGCCGCCCAGCGGACGGGGCGAACGGGCCTGGTGGCTGTGCCAGTTGGTGGAGGCCACGCCGCTGAGCGTCTGGACCGAGCGGCTGGGCGGGCTGCCGCCCTCCCGGATCGTGGCCCTGCCGGTGGCCGACGGCTGGCTCGACGACCTCCACGCGGCGTGGTGCGGGGCTGCCGTCCGGCAGCGGGACGCCGCGTGGGCGCGTGCGCTCATCGGGCAGCCCACCGCGCCCTTCACCGAGGGTCCCGGGGACCCCGCCAAGCTGCTGTCGGTGCTGCCCGCGCGGGAGCGCGGCGAGTGGGCCGCGCGCTTCATCTCCGCGCACGGGCTGTCGGAGGCTTTCCGCATTCTGGGGGTGTGCGGGGTGCCGTGGCCGCTGCCGTTGGGGCGCGCGGTGGTCGACGCGCTGGAGATCGCGCGCGACGCGGGCAGCTACCCGTGGAGCTTCAGCGGGGTGATGGGGCTCGCCGAGCGCTGTCTCGACCCGGCCGACGCGGAGCGGCTCGCGCCGCTTGCCGCTGTCCCCGACGAGACGGAGGGGGAGGCCCCTGGCGCCGGGGCCTACTGGGCGGAGTCCTTCCAGCGCCTGGTCGCCACGTTGCGCTTGCGCGCCGCCATGCTCGCCGAACTGCGTTGA
- a CDS encoding cobalamin B12-binding domain-containing protein: MGVSGPIRVVVAKPGLDGHDRGAKVIARALRDAGMEVIYTGLHQTPEQIVDTAIQEDADAIGLSILSGAHNTLFARVLELLRERDAADIKVFGGGIIPEDDIAPLKEQGVAEIFTPGATTNEVVTWIHTHIRPVPA, encoded by the coding sequence ATGGGTGTGTCGGGTCCGATCCGTGTGGTCGTCGCCAAGCCTGGCCTGGACGGTCACGACCGCGGCGCCAAGGTCATCGCCCGCGCTCTGCGGGACGCGGGCATGGAGGTCATCTACACCGGCCTGCACCAGACACCCGAGCAGATCGTGGACACCGCGATCCAGGAGGACGCGGACGCGATCGGCCTCTCGATCCTCTCCGGCGCGCACAACACGCTGTTCGCGCGCGTGCTGGAACTGCTGCGGGAGCGGGACGCCGCCGACATCAAGGTGTTCGGCGGCGGAATCATCCCCGAGGACGACATCGCCCCGCTCAAGGAGCAGGGTGTCGCGGAGATCTTCACCCCGGGCGCCACCACGAACGAGGTGGTCACCTGGATCCACACCCACATCCGCCCCGTCCCCGCGTAG
- a CDS encoding alpha/beta fold hydrolase encodes MPSVPPLLRAAAVEAAVLSGHLLLYPTGLRAERLPGAGEPSLRLPTEGRTAPPALLLHGLFDNRSVFVLLRRALRKHGWRHVHALNHSPLTGDIRAAAERLGEHVERVLEHTGHRRLDLVGHSLGGLIGRYYVQRLGGDARVRTVITLGTPHSGTRLAPALLVHPVARQLCPGSSVLRELAAPVPEGCRSRFVCFWSSLDALMIPSETARLDHSDLRVSNVHVHGVGHLTLPVDSGVSARIREELGGEIHDRPAAPEVADVAGGVA; translated from the coding sequence ATCCCCTCAGTCCCGCCGCTCCTCCGCGCCGCCGCCGTCGAAGCGGCGGTCCTGAGCGGGCACCTGCTGCTCTACCCCACCGGCCTGCGCGCCGAGCGCCTGCCCGGGGCGGGAGAGCCGTCCCTCCGGCTGCCGACCGAGGGGCGTACCGCTCCCCCGGCCCTGCTCCTCCACGGGCTTTTCGACAACCGGTCGGTCTTCGTCCTGCTGCGGCGCGCACTGCGCAAGCACGGCTGGCGCCACGTCCACGCGCTCAACCACTCGCCGCTCACCGGTGACATCCGCGCCGCGGCCGAGCGGTTGGGCGAGCACGTCGAAAGGGTGCTGGAGCACACGGGGCACCGTCGGCTCGACCTGGTCGGACACAGCCTGGGCGGGCTGATCGGCCGCTATTACGTTCAACGCCTGGGGGGCGACGCGCGCGTCCGCACCGTGATCACCCTGGGGACTCCGCACTCCGGCACGCGCCTGGCGCCCGCGCTCCTCGTTCACCCCGTCGCGCGCCAGCTGTGCCCCGGATCTTCCGTGCTCAGGGAGTTGGCGGCGCCGGTTCCCGAGGGGTGCCGGTCGCGTTTCGTGTGTTTCTGGAGTTCTCTCGACGCTCTGATGATTCCGTCGGAAACCGCGCGGCTCGACCATTCCGACCTGCGCGTATCCAATGTCCATGTACACGGTGTCGGACATTTGACGCTGCCGGTGGACTCTGGCGTTTCGGCCCGCATACGGGAGGAGTTGGGCGGCGAAATCCACGATCGGCCGGCCGCCCCGGAGGTGGCGGACGTGGCGGGCGGCGTCGCCTGA
- a CDS encoding M23 family metallopeptidase, giving the protein MVNDRHPSGVPSPDDPGSGFSYSAYDAEYGQAAYGTYGAEVYASGSYEGYPAGSTASYGDEDPLFGTLPGADTGSYATTTWDGSQDFYAPYESYDSYDAYATGSYGYQPATPYIPAQQGPEQADYAYPSADDGTGQWTFGVQDTGTGTWNTEGWGAAYEYDEQAAHNAAYGAYDQTGLAGQTGQPDPYEQAGQYEQASHYEQAGAYEAHEQSRPYEAYETYEQPGQPGHPEQPGQFEQQGQYEQFGPDGAAYHYGQDATGQWSFTQQHEYDTADTWGFPDTGAHDSPGTPEPHDATTAMEALHEDPAAHHEGSGSDDESEHSYEYEPDAAPLAAVAPHSRGRRRSPKPRRRALMTVAVPSVAVMGVAGAAAASVMGEDDGDKGSPAPVAAPDTGSGPVKPTAANRKLDTQLAGLSADADDFADRASRTQERLDLKKRQDAERERKAKEAARKEAMRPKYVLPVKDHTLSAHYGQAGVNWMSVHTGIDFPVSYGTPVMAATDGTVSTKHDMSYGNMAVVTAKDGTETWYCHLSSNKIRSGHVKAGDTIAYSGNSGNSTGPHLHFEVHPGGGSAVDPIPWLQGKGLKIS; this is encoded by the coding sequence GTGGTGAACGACCGTCATCCGTCGGGAGTCCCGAGTCCCGACGACCCCGGTTCCGGCTTCTCGTACAGCGCGTATGACGCGGAGTACGGACAGGCGGCGTACGGCACATACGGCGCGGAGGTCTACGCGTCGGGTTCGTACGAGGGGTATCCCGCGGGCTCCACCGCCTCCTACGGCGACGAGGACCCGCTGTTCGGCACCCTCCCCGGAGCGGACACCGGCAGCTATGCCACCACCACCTGGGACGGTTCCCAGGACTTCTACGCACCGTACGAGTCCTATGACTCCTACGACGCGTACGCCACCGGAAGTTACGGCTACCAGCCCGCCACCCCGTACATCCCGGCACAGCAGGGGCCCGAGCAGGCGGACTACGCCTATCCCTCGGCCGACGACGGCACGGGCCAGTGGACGTTCGGCGTCCAGGACACCGGAACGGGAACCTGGAACACCGAGGGCTGGGGCGCCGCCTACGAGTACGACGAGCAGGCCGCCCACAACGCGGCGTACGGCGCCTACGACCAGACCGGCCTGGCCGGACAGACCGGGCAGCCGGACCCCTACGAACAAGCCGGGCAGTACGAACAGGCAAGCCACTACGAGCAGGCCGGCGCGTACGAGGCGCACGAGCAGTCCAGACCGTACGAGGCGTACGAGACGTACGAGCAGCCTGGGCAACCCGGGCACCCCGAGCAGCCGGGACAGTTCGAACAGCAGGGCCAGTACGAGCAGTTCGGTCCGGACGGCGCCGCCTACCACTACGGCCAGGACGCGACCGGCCAGTGGAGCTTCACCCAGCAGCACGAGTACGACACGGCCGATACCTGGGGCTTCCCGGATACCGGCGCGCACGACAGCCCCGGTACCCCGGAGCCCCACGACGCCACAACGGCCATGGAGGCCCTCCACGAGGACCCCGCCGCCCACCACGAGGGCTCCGGCTCCGACGACGAGTCGGAGCACTCGTACGAGTACGAGCCCGACGCGGCCCCCCTCGCCGCCGTCGCCCCGCACTCACGCGGGCGCCGCCGCTCCCCCAAGCCGCGCCGCCGTGCGCTGATGACGGTGGCCGTGCCGTCCGTCGCGGTCATGGGCGTCGCCGGTGCGGCGGCGGCCTCGGTGATGGGCGAGGACGACGGGGACAAGGGCTCCCCGGCGCCGGTCGCCGCCCCGGACACGGGCTCGGGCCCGGTGAAGCCCACGGCGGCCAACCGCAAGCTGGACACCCAGCTCGCCGGACTCTCCGCCGACGCCGACGACTTCGCCGACCGCGCAAGCCGCACCCAGGAGCGCCTCGACCTCAAGAAGCGCCAGGACGCCGAGCGGGAGCGCAAGGCCAAGGAGGCCGCCCGCAAGGAAGCGATGCGGCCCAAGTACGTGCTCCCGGTCAAGGACCACACTCTGAGCGCGCACTACGGCCAGGCGGGCGTCAACTGGATGTCCGTCCACACGGGCATCGACTTCCCCGTCAGCTACGGCACCCCCGTCATGGCCGCCACCGACGGCACCGTCTCCACGAAGCACGACATGTCGTACGGCAACATGGCCGTCGTGACGGCGAAGGACGGCACAGAGACCTGGTACTGCCATCTGAGCAGCAACAAGATCCGCTCCGGCCACGTCAAGGCCGGGGACACGATCGCCTACTCGGGCAACTCGGGTAACTCCACGGGCCCGCACCTGCACTTCGAGGTCCACCCGGGCGGCGGCTCGGCGGTCGACCCCATCCCATGGCTCCAGGGCAAGGGCCTCAAGATCAGCTGA
- the pcrA gene encoding DNA helicase PcrA codes for MSSLFDDSFLAALDASGPQDDAPPPPPEDTEHHGPGEEIPDDLFQGTFAGGAAGPGAGRDAYHRDGAPRSVIDPEALLEGMNEQQRQAVAHSGSPLLIVAGAGSGKTRVLTHRIAYLLGARSVHPGQILAITFTNKAAGEMKERVAELVGPRAQSMWVSTFHSACVRILRRESKKLGFTSSFSIYDAADSKRLMALVCRDLDLDPKRFPPKAFSAKVSNLKNELVDEEDFSGQAADGFEKTLAEAYTMYQARLREANALDFDDLIMTTVHLLQAFPDVAEHYRRRFRHVLVDEYQDTNHAQYQLVRELVGPPEEQAELCVVGDADQSIYAFRGATIRNILQFEEDYPDATTILLEQNYRSTQTILSAANAVIERNENRRPKNLWTNAGSGPRITGYVADTEHDEAQFVAEEIDRLSDEADGEGAKPGDIAVFYRTNAQSRVFEEVFIRVGLPYKVVGGVRFYERREVRDILAYLRVLANPEDAVPLRRILNVPKRGIGDRAESMIEALALREKITFPQALARVDEAYGMAARSANAVKRFNVLMEELRTVVESGAGPATVLEAVLEQTGYLAELQASTDPQDETRIENLQELAAVALEFEQDRSDEETPGTLSDFLEQVALVADSDQIPEEGEDNGVVTLMTLHTAKGLEFPVVFLTGMEDGVFPHMRALGQVKELEEERRLAYVGITRAQERLYLTRAAMRSAWGQPSYNPPSRFLEEIPADFLDWKRTGGGTSAGAGAGAVGGVAASLSSSAGAAARRGGPSGFATRRTSDRPVVSLQVGDRVTHDSFGLGTVQAVNGSGDNAEATIDFGGEKPKRLLLRYAPVEKL; via the coding sequence ATGAGCAGCCTCTTCGACGACAGCTTCCTCGCGGCCCTCGACGCCAGCGGCCCGCAGGACGACGCGCCCCCGCCGCCTCCCGAGGACACCGAGCACCACGGCCCCGGCGAGGAGATCCCCGACGACCTCTTCCAGGGCACCTTCGCGGGCGGCGCGGCCGGTCCGGGCGCCGGACGTGACGCGTATCACCGCGACGGCGCGCCGCGTTCCGTCATCGACCCCGAAGCGCTGCTGGAGGGGATGAACGAGCAGCAGCGCCAGGCCGTGGCCCACTCCGGCTCCCCGCTGCTCATCGTCGCGGGCGCGGGCTCGGGCAAGACGCGGGTGCTCACCCACCGCATCGCGTATCTGCTGGGCGCCCGCAGCGTGCACCCGGGCCAGATCCTCGCCATCACCTTCACCAACAAGGCCGCCGGCGAGATGAAGGAGCGCGTCGCCGAGCTGGTGGGCCCCCGTGCGCAGTCGATGTGGGTGTCCACCTTCCACAGCGCGTGCGTGCGCATCCTGCGCCGCGAGAGCAAGAAGCTGGGCTTCACCTCGTCGTTCTCGATCTACGACGCGGCCGACTCCAAGCGCCTGATGGCCCTGGTCTGCCGCGATCTCGATCTCGACCCCAAGCGCTTCCCGCCCAAGGCGTTCAGCGCCAAGGTCTCCAACCTGAAGAACGAGCTGGTGGACGAGGAGGACTTCTCCGGGCAAGCGGCTGACGGCTTTGAGAAGACCCTCGCCGAGGCGTACACGATGTACCAGGCGCGGCTGCGCGAGGCCAACGCGCTGGACTTCGACGACCTGATCATGACGACGGTCCACCTGCTCCAGGCGTTCCCCGACGTCGCCGAGCACTACCGCCGCCGCTTCCGCCACGTCCTGGTCGACGAGTACCAGGACACCAACCACGCGCAGTACCAGCTGGTGCGCGAGCTGGTCGGGCCCCCGGAGGAGCAGGCCGAGCTGTGCGTGGTGGGCGACGCCGACCAGTCGATCTACGCCTTCCGCGGCGCCACGATCCGCAACATCCTCCAATTCGAGGAGGACTACCCGGACGCGACGACGATCCTGCTGGAGCAGAACTACCGCTCGACGCAGACCATCCTCAGCGCCGCCAACGCCGTCATCGAGCGCAACGAGAACCGCCGCCCGAAAAACCTGTGGACCAACGCCGGTTCCGGCCCCCGCATCACCGGCTATGTCGCCGACACCGAGCACGACGAGGCGCAGTTCGTCGCCGAGGAGATCGACCGCCTCAGCGACGAGGCCGACGGGGAGGGAGCCAAGCCCGGCGACATCGCCGTCTTCTACCGCACCAACGCCCAGTCCCGGGTCTTCGAAGAGGTCTTCATCCGCGTCGGCCTGCCCTACAAGGTCGTCGGCGGCGTGCGCTTCTACGAGCGCCGCGAGGTCCGCGACATCCTGGCGTATCTGCGGGTGCTGGCCAATCCGGAGGACGCGGTCCCGCTGCGCCGGATCCTCAACGTCCCCAAGCGCGGCATCGGAGACCGCGCCGAGTCGATGATCGAGGCGCTGGCGCTCCGCGAGAAGATCACCTTCCCGCAGGCCCTGGCCCGCGTGGACGAGGCGTACGGCATGGCGGCCCGCTCGGCGAACGCCGTGAAGCGGTTCAACGTGCTGATGGAAGAGCTGCGGACCGTCGTGGAGTCCGGCGCCGGACCCGCGACGGTGCTGGAGGCGGTGCTGGAGCAGACGGGATACCTCGCCGAACTCCAGGCGTCCACCGATCCGCAGGACGAGACCCGCATCGAGAACCTTCAGGAACTGGCCGCCGTCGCCCTGGAGTTCGAGCAGGACCGGAGCGACGAGGAGACGCCCGGCACGCTCTCCGACTTCCTGGAGCAGGTCGCCCTCGTCGCCGACTCCGACCAGATCCCGGAGGAGGGCGAGGACAACGGCGTCGTCACGCTCATGACGCTGCACACCGCCAAGGGCCTGGAGTTCCCCGTCGTCTTCCTGACCGGCATGGAGGACGGCGTCTTCCCGCACATGCGTGCCCTCGGCCAGGTCAAGGAGCTGGAGGAGGAGCGGCGGCTCGCCTACGTGGGCATCACGCGGGCCCAGGAGCGGCTGTATCTGACCCGCGCCGCCATGCGCAGCGCCTGGGGCCAGCCCTCCTACAACCCGCCGTCGCGCTTCCTGGAGGAGATCCCCGCCGACTTCCTCGACTGGAAGCGGACCGGCGGCGGGACCAGCGCCGGTGCGGGCGCGGGCGCCGTTGGCGGGGTGGCGGCCTCGCTGTCGTCGTCGGCCGGCGCCGCGGCCCGGCGCGGCGGCCCCTCCGGCTTCGCGACGCGGCGTACGAGCGACCGGCCGGTGGTCTCCTTGCAGGTGGGCGACCGCGTCACCCACGACAGCTTCGGGCTGGGCACGGTGCAGGCCGTCAATGGCAGCGGCGACAACGCCGAGGCGACGATCGACTTCGGCGGCGAGAAGCCCAAGCGGCTGCTGCTGCGGTACGCGCCGGTGGAGAAGCTGTAG